Proteins co-encoded in one Streptomyces sp. NBC_01283 genomic window:
- a CDS encoding ACP S-malonyltransferase, with translation MLVLVAPGQGAQTPGFLTPWLDLLGAADRIGAWSDAIGLDLAHYGTQADADAIRDTAVAQPLLVAAGLLSAEALSDVLAVNKPGAVAGHSVGEITAAALAGVLGDDAALGLVRKRGLAMAEAAAVTETGMAALLGGDPEVTVPHLEKLGLTPANVNGAGQVVAAGTAEQLAALAEDKPEGVRRVVPLKVAGAFHTHHMAPAVAALEEAAKVLDPADPTLTYISNRDGQAVATGSDVLSRLVGQVANPVRWDLCMETFKDLGATAMIELCPGGTLTGLAKRALPGVRTVALKTPDDLDAARELIADTASAADAAGA, from the coding sequence GTGCTCGTACTCGTCGCTCCCGGCCAAGGCGCTCAGACGCCCGGCTTCCTGACTCCCTGGCTCGATCTCCTCGGTGCGGCCGACCGCATCGGCGCGTGGTCGGACGCCATCGGGCTGGACCTTGCCCACTACGGCACCCAGGCCGACGCCGACGCGATCCGTGACACCGCGGTGGCCCAGCCGCTGCTTGTGGCCGCCGGTCTGCTGTCCGCCGAGGCACTCAGTGACGTCCTCGCCGTGAACAAGCCCGGCGCGGTCGCGGGACACAGCGTCGGCGAGATCACCGCGGCCGCCCTCGCGGGTGTGCTCGGGGACGACGCCGCGCTCGGTCTCGTCCGCAAGCGGGGTCTGGCCATGGCCGAGGCCGCGGCCGTCACGGAGACCGGCATGGCGGCGCTGCTCGGCGGCGACCCCGAGGTCACCGTCCCGCACCTGGAGAAGCTCGGCCTGACGCCGGCGAACGTGAACGGCGCGGGCCAGGTCGTCGCCGCGGGCACCGCGGAGCAGCTCGCGGCGCTCGCCGAGGACAAGCCCGAGGGCGTCCGACGCGTCGTACCGTTGAAGGTGGCGGGCGCGTTCCACACGCACCACATGGCTCCCGCGGTCGCCGCGCTCGAGGAGGCCGCCAAGGTCCTCGACCCGGCCGACCCGACGCTGACGTACATCTCGAACCGTGACGGCCAGGCCGTGGCGACCGGCTCGGACGTGCTGTCCCGCCTGGTCGGCCAGGTGGCCAACCCCGTGCGCTGGGACCTGTGCATGGAGACGTTCAAGGACCTGGGCGCCACGGCGATGATCGAGCTGTGCCCCGGTGGCACGCTGACCGGTCTCGCCAAGCGCGCCCTGCCCGGGGTGCGGACAGTGGCCCTCAAGACGCCCGACGACCTCGACGCCGCTCGTGAGCTCATCGCCGACACCGCATCCGCCGCCGACGCGGCGGGTGCCTGA
- the fasR gene encoding fatty acid biosynthesis transcriptional regulator FasR, whose translation MKRLEQSSGSLAAQAIARMDETLSWYRAMPPENRSWIGLVAQAGIAAFTEWFRHPDAPQAISTDVFGTAPRELTRAITLRQTVEMVRTTIEVMESAVDEIAAPGDESILREALLVYAREIAFATAQVYAQAAEARGAWDARLESLVVNAVLSGEADEGAVSRAAALGWNSPDHVCVVLGTAPDGDSELTVEAIRRAARHAKLQVLTGVLGDRLVVIAGGNDNPLQVAKGLIGPYAAGPVVAGPIVPDLLAATRSAQAAAAGLKACAAWQDAPRPVLADDLLPERAIASDPAARDQLVEEIYRPLEEAGSALLETLSVYLEQASSLEGAARMLFVHPNTVRYRLRRVTDVTGWSPSDVRSAFTLRIALILGRLADGDL comes from the coding sequence CTGAAGCGCCTGGAACAGTCATCCGGCAGCCTCGCGGCGCAGGCCATCGCGCGCATGGACGAGACGCTGTCCTGGTACCGGGCGATGCCGCCGGAGAACCGCTCCTGGATCGGCCTGGTGGCACAGGCCGGCATCGCCGCCTTCACCGAGTGGTTCCGCCACCCCGACGCGCCCCAGGCCATCTCCACCGACGTCTTCGGCACCGCCCCGCGCGAGCTGACCAGGGCGATCACCCTGCGCCAGACCGTGGAGATGGTGCGTACGACGATCGAGGTGATGGAGTCCGCGGTCGACGAGATCGCGGCCCCGGGGGATGAATCCATCCTCCGCGAGGCGCTCCTCGTGTACGCCCGCGAGATCGCCTTCGCCACCGCGCAGGTCTACGCGCAGGCCGCCGAGGCACGCGGTGCCTGGGACGCCCGGCTCGAATCCCTCGTCGTGAACGCCGTGCTCTCCGGAGAAGCCGACGAGGGGGCCGTCTCCCGCGCCGCCGCGCTCGGCTGGAACTCCCCCGACCACGTCTGTGTCGTCCTCGGCACCGCGCCCGACGGCGACAGCGAGCTCACCGTCGAAGCCATCCGCCGCGCCGCGCGCCACGCCAAGCTGCAGGTCCTCACCGGGGTGCTCGGCGACCGTCTCGTCGTCATCGCGGGCGGCAACGACAATCCGCTGCAGGTCGCCAAGGGTCTGATCGGCCCGTACGCGGCCGGGCCCGTCGTCGCCGGACCCATCGTCCCCGACCTGCTCGCCGCCACCCGGTCCGCGCAGGCCGCGGCCGCCGGGCTCAAGGCCTGCGCCGCCTGGCAGGACGCCCCGCGCCCGGTCCTGGCGGACGATCTCCTGCCGGAGCGCGCGATCGCGAGCGATCCCGCCGCGCGCGACCAGTTGGTGGAGGAGATCTACAGACCGCTGGAGGAAGCCGGCTCCGCGCTCCTGGAGACGCTCAGCGTCTATCTGGAACAGGCCAGCAGTCTCGAAGGGGCCGCCCGGATGCTCTTCGTGCACCCCAACACCGTGCGCTACCGGCTGCGACGTGTGACAGACGTCACCGGCTGGTCGCCATCGGACGTACGCTCGGCATTCACGCTGCGGATCGCGCTGATCCTGGGACGACTGGCCGACGGAGATCTCTGA
- a CDS encoding pirin family protein, translating into MGCVIDVRRSIDRYRGGEPGTGVETFHAFSFGPHYDPDNLRFGAVLACNEERLAPGAGFDEHPHSHTEIVTWVVEGELTHRDTAGHESVVRPGDVQHLSAAGGVRHVERNDAGTPLVFIQMWLSPLAPGGDPSYEVVHGIADSTPYAVPAAGALLHVRRLAPGERTAIPDAPFAYLHVVRGEVHVAGETLTPGDAARITSAEGLEAVAGGEGAAELLVWEMAG; encoded by the coding sequence GTGGGGTGTGTGATTGATGTACGGCGCTCCATCGATCGGTACCGCGGCGGGGAGCCCGGCACCGGTGTCGAAACCTTCCACGCCTTCTCCTTCGGGCCGCACTACGACCCGGACAACCTCCGCTTCGGCGCGGTCCTGGCCTGCAACGAAGAGCGTCTCGCGCCCGGCGCGGGCTTCGACGAACACCCGCACAGCCACACCGAGATCGTGACCTGGGTGGTGGAGGGCGAGCTGACCCACCGCGACACGGCCGGCCACGAGTCGGTCGTACGCCCCGGGGACGTCCAGCACCTGAGCGCGGCCGGGGGCGTCCGCCACGTGGAACGCAATGACGCCGGGACCCCGCTGGTCTTCATCCAGATGTGGCTGTCACCCCTGGCCCCTGGCGGCGACCCGTCCTACGAGGTCGTCCACGGCATCGCGGACTCCACTCCGTACGCCGTCCCCGCGGCGGGAGCGCTCCTCCACGTCCGCAGGCTCGCCCCAGGCGAGCGCACCGCGATCCCGGACGCCCCTTTCGCGTACCTCCACGTGGTGCGCGGCGAGGTCCACGTGGCCGGCGAAACCCTGACCCCGGGCGACGCGGCCCGCATCACGAGCGCGGAGGGCCTGGAAGCGGTGGCGGGGGGCGAGGGGGCGGCGGAGCTGCTGGTGTGGGAGATGGCGGGCTGA
- a CDS encoding serine hydrolase domain-containing protein, which yields MSMQSLALIENWPVPTAAAAVVRADGTVVGAHGPTGHRFALASVTKPLAAYAALVAYEEGAVELDEPAGPEGSTVRHLLAHTSGLAFDEHRVTAPAGTRRLYSNAGFEVLGDHIAKATDIPFAEYLRQAVLEPLGMGSTTLEGDASPAKDGVSTVDDLVKFAAEVQAPRLLDPRTVAAAMSVTYPGLKGVLPGYGHQSPNDWGLGFEIRDSKSPHWTGSSSSPRTFGHFGQAGTFLWVDPDAGAACVALADRAFGPWAVEAWPPFTDAVLAEL from the coding sequence GTGTCCATGCAGAGCCTGGCGTTGATCGAGAACTGGCCGGTCCCCACCGCTGCCGCCGCCGTCGTTCGTGCGGACGGCACGGTCGTCGGGGCGCACGGACCCACCGGGCACCGTTTCGCGCTCGCTTCGGTCACCAAGCCGCTGGCGGCGTACGCGGCGCTGGTGGCGTACGAAGAGGGGGCCGTCGAGCTCGATGAGCCCGCCGGGCCCGAGGGATCGACCGTGCGGCATCTGCTGGCGCACACCAGCGGCCTTGCGTTCGACGAGCACCGGGTGACGGCGCCTGCCGGGACGCGGCGGCTGTACTCGAACGCCGGGTTCGAGGTGCTCGGGGATCACATCGCCAAGGCGACGGACATTCCCTTCGCGGAGTATCTGCGGCAGGCGGTGCTCGAACCGCTGGGGATGGGGTCCACCACGCTGGAGGGGGACGCCTCGCCCGCCAAGGACGGCGTGTCCACCGTCGATGACCTGGTGAAGTTCGCCGCCGAGGTGCAGGCGCCGCGGCTGCTCGATCCGCGGACGGTGGCCGCGGCGATGTCGGTGACGTATCCGGGGCTGAAGGGTGTGCTTCCCGGGTACGGGCATCAGAGTCCCAATGACTGGGGGCTCGGGTTCGAGATCCGGGACTCCAAGTCGCCGCACTGGACGGGGAGTTCGTCCTCGCCCCGGACGTTCGGGCACTTCGGGCAGGCCGGGACGTTCCTCTGGGTCGATCCCGACGCGGGGGCGGCGTGTGTCGCTCTGGCGGACCGGGCGTTCGGACCGTGGGCCGTCGAGGCGTGGCCTCCGTTCACCGACGCGGTGCTCGCCGAGCTCTGA
- a CDS encoding GNAT family N-acetyltransferase, giving the protein MSVVRRATPEDAEELLRLRQVMIDSMFANGSAATVESDTSWHAESLAVVRTKLAEPDGNFAAFVIDRPGQPERQEQPNQPRKLAALVVGTLDYRIGRAGNPRGVVGQVFSVATDPDQRRRGYARACMEVLLDWFRERGAGSVDLNASAEAEPLYASLGFVRKPDPSMRLSL; this is encoded by the coding sequence ATGAGTGTTGTACGTCGCGCCACGCCAGAGGATGCCGAGGAACTGCTCAGGCTGCGGCAGGTGATGATCGACTCGATGTTCGCGAACGGTTCGGCTGCCACCGTCGAGTCGGACACCAGCTGGCATGCCGAGTCGCTTGCTGTCGTCCGGACCAAACTCGCCGAACCGGACGGCAACTTCGCCGCCTTCGTCATCGACCGACCAGGCCAGCCGGAGCGGCAGGAGCAGCCGAACCAGCCCCGGAAGCTTGCGGCGCTGGTGGTGGGGACGCTGGACTACCGCATCGGGCGGGCGGGGAATCCGCGGGGCGTCGTGGGTCAGGTGTTCAGCGTGGCCACTGATCCGGATCAGCGGCGGCGTGGGTATGCGCGGGCCTGCATGGAGGTACTGCTCGACTGGTTCCGGGAGCGTGGTGCGGGGAGCGTCGATCTCAATGCGTCGGCGGAGGCGGAGCCGTTGTACGCCTCGCTCGGCTTCGTGCGCAAGCCCGACCCCTCGATGCGGCTGAGCCTGTAG
- a CDS encoding MerR family transcriptional regulator — translation MTVMETETTRTKGPAQGATAPTPGSADATLSAGSTDSSAGAGTGADACASAPTAHPRPNGQDHYTISEVVAFIGLTAHTLRWYERIGLMPHIDRSHTGQRRYRNRDLDWLTFVGKLRLTGMPVADMVRYAELVREGEHTFTERQELLERTRRDVRTRIAELQDTLAVLDYKINFYADARPAPERL, via the coding sequence ATGACGGTGATGGAGACCGAGACGACCCGCACGAAGGGCCCCGCGCAGGGCGCGACCGCCCCGACACCCGGCAGCGCCGACGCCACCCTGAGCGCCGGCAGCACCGACAGCTCCGCCGGTGCCGGAACCGGGGCCGACGCCTGCGCCTCGGCACCCACCGCGCATCCCCGCCCGAACGGGCAGGACCACTACACGATCAGCGAGGTCGTCGCCTTCATCGGCCTGACCGCGCACACCCTGCGCTGGTACGAGCGAATCGGCCTGATGCCCCACATCGACCGCTCCCACACGGGCCAGCGCCGCTACCGCAACCGCGACCTGGACTGGCTCACCTTCGTCGGCAAGCTCCGCCTGACAGGCATGCCGGTGGCGGACATGGTCCGCTACGCCGAGCTGGTGCGCGAGGGCGAGCACACCTTCACCGAGCGCCAGGAGCTCCTAGAACGGACCCGCCGCGACGTCCGCACCCGCATAGCGGAGCTCCAGGACACGCTCGCCGTACTCGACTACAAGATCAACTTCTACGCTGACGCCCGCCCGGCGCCAGAGAGGCTCTGA